From Primulina huaijiensis isolate GDHJ02 chromosome 15, ASM1229523v2, whole genome shotgun sequence, one genomic window encodes:
- the LOC140958843 gene encoding CRM-domain containing factor CFM2, chloroplastic isoform X2, translating into MMISSCNCNRNFPLYFPSLSISVFGCSKLPLSPGQHRTPVGVSAALAADTQTLPQSAIQRIAEKLRSLGYVEVGINKENPEETPSSCPVSPSPGEIFVPLRSHLPKHRVGHTLDPSWSTPGNPVPEPGSGDAIQRFHELRRGVLKEKEEERLRNQKKERAPTLAELTLPVDEIKRLTSLGIGLKKKLKVGKAGITEGIVNGIHERWRRYEVVRIACEDICKLNMKRTHDLLERKTGGLVIWRSGSNIILYRGAEYKYPYFFADNNSSDDSSSGSSPDIKTDEGVNGEIVMSSQGNKVVESPAHNSCTRVSRPPLVQGVGLPDRVRFQLPGEALLTEEAEKLLEGLGPRFTDWWGYDPLPVDADLLPAIVPGYRRPFRLLPYGVKPKLTNDEMTTLRRLGLPLPCHFALGRNRKLQGLAASIVKLWEKCEIAKIAIKRGVQNTNSELMAEELKGLTGGTLLSRDREFISLYRGKDFLPVAVSSAIEERRQGRLAVSQPRTDNNAIINTKENAHVPNEYSPGVELNEQKDQKRHGPSEPRKLRFSEAAIGRTGAKLDIALAKKSRAEKLLEELGKEEISQPPEADKEGITEEERYMLRRIGLKMGPFLLMGRRGVFDGTIENMHLHWKYRELVKILIGRRSIEEVHQVAQTLEAESGGILVAVEGDTKGYAIIIYRGKNYKRPATLRPRTLLSKREALKRSLEAQRRQSLKLHVLELTKNIDELKLKMAKDKDTNNLLLAKDLKLGFVKEQETGEIYVNVDKSFEKDLNSEEQSHYEDLAEEIMENQETDTNSAGREDFVPSSKGSVSVGRLDLTRDILHSNTDGKDACDMPREEPPPVSVPEDLQDSLKIAERRIDFSLRREDQVKTSATTLIQPQFRDSKIDRSKANLEHSAGKATQNEPAFYRATQLSNRERLILRKQALRMKNRPVLAIGKRNIVSGIARTINTHFKKHSLAIVSIKGRADGTSIREVVHSLEQATGSVLVSQEPSKVILYKPRGSEVEPIQDDENTKLDSKNYRVNVVRKDRGLVSPELMSAIRMECGLKLSSEATDDGGSG; encoded by the exons ATGATGATTTCATCCTGCAATTGCAATAGAAATTTTCCCCTGTACTTCCCCTCTCTCTCGATTTCGGTATTTGGGTGTTCGAAATTGCCGCTTTCACCCGGCCAACATCGAACTCCGGTTGGAGTATCCGCCGCCCTCGCTGCGGACACCCAAACACTTCCGCAGTCTGCCATTCAGCGCATCGCGGAGAAGCTCCGCAGCCTCGGCTACGTGGAAGTAGGAATCAATAAGGAAAACCCAGAAGAAACACCAAGTTCCTGTCCGGTTTCTCCTTCTCCTGGTGAGATATTTGTCCCATTACGATCCCATTTGCCAAAGCATCGGGTGGGGCACACGCTCGACCCGAGTTGGAGCACGCCCGGAAACCCAGTGCCGGAACCTGGGTCGGGGGATGCTATACAGAGGTTTCACGAGTTAAGGCGTGGAGTTTTGAAGGAGAAGGAGGAGGAGAGGTTGAGGAACCAAAAGAAGGAGAGAGCTCCAACGCTAGCGGAGCTAACGTTGCCGGTGGATGAGATAAAGAGGCTGACTAGTCTTGGGATCGGTTTGAAGAAGAAGCTGAAAGTTGGAAAAGCTGGGATAACTGAGGGGATTGTGAATGGGATTCATGAACGATGGAGAAGGTACGAGGTTGTGAGGATCGCGTGTGAggatatatgcaagttgaacaTGAAGAGGACTCATGATTTGTTGGAG AGAAAAACTGGAGGTTTAGTTATTTGGAGATCTGGGAGTAACATAATACTGTATAGAGGAGCTGAATACAAGTATCCTTACTTCTTTGCTGACAATAATTCGTCAGATGACTCTTCTTCCGGATCTTCTCCTGATATAAAAACCGATGAAGGAGTAAATGGTGAAATAGTGATGTCTTCACAAGGCAACAAAGTTGTGGAATCTCCTGCACATAATTCTTGCACGCGTGTCTCCCGTCCACCACTCGTCCAAGGAGTGGGTTTGCCAGATAGAGTTCGCTTCCAGCTTCCTGGCGAGGCACTTCTTACCGAGGAAGCTGAGAAGCTTCTTGAAGGGCTTGGTCCGCGGTTTACTGATTGGTGGGGCTATGATCCTCTACCTGTAGATGCTGATCTTTTGCCAGCAATAGTCCCTGGATACAGGAGGCCATTCCGTCTACTTCCATATGGAGTGAAACCGAAACTTACAAACGATGAGATGACTACATTACGCAGACTTGGTCTGCCTTTACCATGTCATTTTGCGTTAG GCAGGAATAGGAAACTTCAAGGATTGGCAGCTTCCATTGTTAAGCTCTGGGAGAAATGTGAAATTGCGAAAATTGCTATCAAGAGAGGCGTTCAGAACACAAATAGTGAATTGATGGCTGAAGAGCTAAAG GGGCTTACTGGAGGGACATTGCTGTCAAGGGACAGAGAATTTATTTCTCTCTACCGAGGAAAGGATTTTTTACCGGTTGCAGTCTCTTCAGCAATAGAAGAGCGAAGGCAAGGCAGGTTGGCTGTTTCACAACCCAGGACAGATAACAACGCAATAATAAATACAAAGGAAAATGCACATGTGCCCAATGAATATTCTCCTGGAGTTGAACTTAATGAACAAAAAGACCAGAAACGTCATGGCCCCTCTGAACCAAGGAAGCTAAGATTCTCAGAGGCAGCGATTGGGAGAACTGGTGCAAAGTTGGACATT GCATTAGCTAAAAAATCCAGGGCTGAAAAGCTTTTAGAAGAGTTGGGAAAGGAAGAAATCTCTCAACCACCGGAAGCAGACAAGGAGGGTATAACTGAAGAAGAAAGGTATATGCTGAGGAGAATTGGGCTTAAAATGGGACCTTTCCTACTAATGG GCCGGCGAGGAGTTTTTGATGGAACAATTGAGAACATGCATCTTCATTGGAAATATCGGGAATTGGTAAAGATACTTATTGGCAGGAGGAGCATTGAAGAAGTACATCAAGTAGCACAGACTTTAGAGGCTGAAAGTGGTGGCATATTGGTAGCAGTTGAGGGAGACACTAAAGGTTATGCAATCATCATTTACCGTGGGAAGAACTATAAACGCCCAGCTACTTTAAGGCCGCGGACACTTCTAAGTAAAAGAGAAGCATTGAAACGTTCACTAGAGGCTCAGCGTCGTCAG TCCTTGAAACTGCATGTTTTGGAGCTCACCAAGAACATTGACGAATTGAAGCTTAAAATG GCTAAAGACAAAGATACCAACAATCTGCTGTTGGCCAAAGATTTAAAACTTGGCTTT GTTAAAGAACAGGAGACTGGTGAGATTTATGTGAACGTAGATAAATCATTTGAGAAAGATCTCAACAGTGAAGAACAGTCTCATTATGAAGATCTTGCGGAGGAG ATCATGGAAAACCAAGAAACTGATACAAATTCTGCGGGACGAGAGGACTTTGTGCCTAGTTCAAAGGGTTCTGTGAGTGTTGGCCGGCTGGACTTAACAAGAGATATTTTACATTCCAACACTGATGGCAAAGATGCATGTGACATGCCAAGGGAAGAGCCTCCACCTGTATCCGTGCCTGAAGATCTTCAAGATTCTTTGAAAATTGCTGAGCGACGCATTGATTTTTCACTTCGTCGGGAg GATCAGGTTAAAACTTCAGCCACCACTTTAATTCAGCCTCAGTTTCGTGATTCTAAAATTGACCGCTCAAAGGCTAATTTAGAACACTCAGCTGGGAAAGCAACACAAAATGAGCCCGCATTTTACAGGGCTACACAACTTTCTAACAGAGAGAGGCTTATTCTAAGAAAGCAGGCCCTCAGAATGAAAAACCGACCTGTGCTGGCCATAG GGAAACGCAATATCGTGTCTGGAATCGCTAGAACAATCAACACTCATTTCAAGAAGCATTCTCTTGCCATAGTTAGTATCAAAGGTAGAGCCGATGGAACATCAATACGGGAGGTGGTTCACAGTTTAGAG CAAGCAACGGGATCTGTTCTTGTCTCACAAGAACCTAGCAAAGTCATACTTTATAAGCCTCGAGGATCAGAAGTTGAACCTATCCAAGATGATGAAAACACCAAATTAGACTCGAAAAATTATAGAGTGAATGTTGTGCGAAAGGACCGAGGACTTGTATCTCCTGAGCTCATGTCAGCAATTAGGATGGAATGTGGATTGAAGTTATCTTCCGAGGCGACAGATGATGGGGGGAGTGGCTAA
- the LOC140958820 gene encoding uncharacterized protein — MSASGYFEWASRSRLAVVVWKQGSQNEWSQFHVFEHKSSVNSIEWAPHELGLCLACGSSDGNISVYTAKSDGGWKTVGVTSVSWAPSMAPGMLVGLGILDPVQKLASGGCDNTMKVWKLYNVNWTAYQCKKEEE; from the exons ATGTCGGCATCTGGCTACTTTGAGTGGGCATCGAGGTCCCGTCTGGCAG TTGTTGTCTGGAAGCAAGGGAGTCAGAATGAGTGGTCACAGTTCCATGTCTTCGAGCACAAATCATCAGTCAATTCTATTGAGTGGGCACCTCACGAGCTGGGACTCTGTTTGGCATGTGGTTCGTCTGATGGTAACATCTCAGTATACACAGCTAAATCAGACGGTGGCTGGAAAACCGTTGGGGTGACATCTGTTTCTTGGGCACCTTCAATGGCTCCTGGTATGTTAGTTGGATTGGGGATACTGGATCCTGTTCAGAAGCTGGCTTCCGGTGGTTGCGATAACACAATGAAGGTCTGGAAGTTATACAACGTAAACTGGACCGCTTACCAGTGTaagaaagaagaagaataa
- the LOC140958843 gene encoding CRM-domain containing factor CFM2, chloroplastic isoform X1, with protein sequence MMISSCNCNRNFPLYFPSLSISVFGCSKLPLSPGQHRTPVGVSAALAADTQTLPQSAIQRIAEKLRSLGYVEVGINKENPEETPSSCPVSPSPGEIFVPLRSHLPKHRVGHTLDPSWSTPGNPVPEPGSGDAIQRFHELRRGVLKEKEEERLRNQKKERAPTLAELTLPVDEIKRLTSLGIGLKKKLKVGKAGITEGIVNGIHERWRRYEVVRIACEDICKLNMKRTHDLLERKTGGLVIWRSGSNIILYRGAEYKYPYFFADNNSSDDSSSGSSPDIKTDEGVNGEIVMSSQGNKVVESPAHNSCTRVSRPPLVQGVGLPDRVRFQLPGEALLTEEAEKLLEGLGPRFTDWWGYDPLPVDADLLPAIVPGYRRPFRLLPYGVKPKLTNDEMTTLRRLGLPLPCHFALGRNRKLQGLAASIVKLWEKCEIAKIAIKRGVQNTNSELMAEELKGLTGGTLLSRDREFISLYRGKDFLPVAVSSAIEERRQGRLAVSQPRTDNNAIINTKENAHVPNEYSPGVELNEQKDQKRHGPSEPRKLRFSEAAIGRTGAKLDIALAKKSRAEKLLEELGKEEISQPPEADKEGITEEERYMLRRIGLKMGPFLLMGRRGVFDGTIENMHLHWKYRELVKILIGRRSIEEVHQVAQTLEAESGGILVAVEGDTKGYAIIIYRGKNYKRPATLRPRTLLSKREALKRSLEAQRRQSLKLHVLELTKNIDELKLKMAKDKDTNNLLLAKDLKLGFVKEQETGEIYVNVDKSFEKDLNSEEQSHYEDLAEEIMENQETDTNSAGREDFVPSSKGSVSVGRLDLTRDILHSNTDGKDACDMPREEPPPVSVPEDLQDSLKIAERRIDFSLRRESQDQVKTSATTLIQPQFRDSKIDRSKANLEHSAGKATQNEPAFYRATQLSNRERLILRKQALRMKNRPVLAIGKRNIVSGIARTINTHFKKHSLAIVSIKGRADGTSIREVVHSLEQATGSVLVSQEPSKVILYKPRGSEVEPIQDDENTKLDSKNYRVNVVRKDRGLVSPELMSAIRMECGLKLSSEATDDGGSG encoded by the exons ATGATGATTTCATCCTGCAATTGCAATAGAAATTTTCCCCTGTACTTCCCCTCTCTCTCGATTTCGGTATTTGGGTGTTCGAAATTGCCGCTTTCACCCGGCCAACATCGAACTCCGGTTGGAGTATCCGCCGCCCTCGCTGCGGACACCCAAACACTTCCGCAGTCTGCCATTCAGCGCATCGCGGAGAAGCTCCGCAGCCTCGGCTACGTGGAAGTAGGAATCAATAAGGAAAACCCAGAAGAAACACCAAGTTCCTGTCCGGTTTCTCCTTCTCCTGGTGAGATATTTGTCCCATTACGATCCCATTTGCCAAAGCATCGGGTGGGGCACACGCTCGACCCGAGTTGGAGCACGCCCGGAAACCCAGTGCCGGAACCTGGGTCGGGGGATGCTATACAGAGGTTTCACGAGTTAAGGCGTGGAGTTTTGAAGGAGAAGGAGGAGGAGAGGTTGAGGAACCAAAAGAAGGAGAGAGCTCCAACGCTAGCGGAGCTAACGTTGCCGGTGGATGAGATAAAGAGGCTGACTAGTCTTGGGATCGGTTTGAAGAAGAAGCTGAAAGTTGGAAAAGCTGGGATAACTGAGGGGATTGTGAATGGGATTCATGAACGATGGAGAAGGTACGAGGTTGTGAGGATCGCGTGTGAggatatatgcaagttgaacaTGAAGAGGACTCATGATTTGTTGGAG AGAAAAACTGGAGGTTTAGTTATTTGGAGATCTGGGAGTAACATAATACTGTATAGAGGAGCTGAATACAAGTATCCTTACTTCTTTGCTGACAATAATTCGTCAGATGACTCTTCTTCCGGATCTTCTCCTGATATAAAAACCGATGAAGGAGTAAATGGTGAAATAGTGATGTCTTCACAAGGCAACAAAGTTGTGGAATCTCCTGCACATAATTCTTGCACGCGTGTCTCCCGTCCACCACTCGTCCAAGGAGTGGGTTTGCCAGATAGAGTTCGCTTCCAGCTTCCTGGCGAGGCACTTCTTACCGAGGAAGCTGAGAAGCTTCTTGAAGGGCTTGGTCCGCGGTTTACTGATTGGTGGGGCTATGATCCTCTACCTGTAGATGCTGATCTTTTGCCAGCAATAGTCCCTGGATACAGGAGGCCATTCCGTCTACTTCCATATGGAGTGAAACCGAAACTTACAAACGATGAGATGACTACATTACGCAGACTTGGTCTGCCTTTACCATGTCATTTTGCGTTAG GCAGGAATAGGAAACTTCAAGGATTGGCAGCTTCCATTGTTAAGCTCTGGGAGAAATGTGAAATTGCGAAAATTGCTATCAAGAGAGGCGTTCAGAACACAAATAGTGAATTGATGGCTGAAGAGCTAAAG GGGCTTACTGGAGGGACATTGCTGTCAAGGGACAGAGAATTTATTTCTCTCTACCGAGGAAAGGATTTTTTACCGGTTGCAGTCTCTTCAGCAATAGAAGAGCGAAGGCAAGGCAGGTTGGCTGTTTCACAACCCAGGACAGATAACAACGCAATAATAAATACAAAGGAAAATGCACATGTGCCCAATGAATATTCTCCTGGAGTTGAACTTAATGAACAAAAAGACCAGAAACGTCATGGCCCCTCTGAACCAAGGAAGCTAAGATTCTCAGAGGCAGCGATTGGGAGAACTGGTGCAAAGTTGGACATT GCATTAGCTAAAAAATCCAGGGCTGAAAAGCTTTTAGAAGAGTTGGGAAAGGAAGAAATCTCTCAACCACCGGAAGCAGACAAGGAGGGTATAACTGAAGAAGAAAGGTATATGCTGAGGAGAATTGGGCTTAAAATGGGACCTTTCCTACTAATGG GCCGGCGAGGAGTTTTTGATGGAACAATTGAGAACATGCATCTTCATTGGAAATATCGGGAATTGGTAAAGATACTTATTGGCAGGAGGAGCATTGAAGAAGTACATCAAGTAGCACAGACTTTAGAGGCTGAAAGTGGTGGCATATTGGTAGCAGTTGAGGGAGACACTAAAGGTTATGCAATCATCATTTACCGTGGGAAGAACTATAAACGCCCAGCTACTTTAAGGCCGCGGACACTTCTAAGTAAAAGAGAAGCATTGAAACGTTCACTAGAGGCTCAGCGTCGTCAG TCCTTGAAACTGCATGTTTTGGAGCTCACCAAGAACATTGACGAATTGAAGCTTAAAATG GCTAAAGACAAAGATACCAACAATCTGCTGTTGGCCAAAGATTTAAAACTTGGCTTT GTTAAAGAACAGGAGACTGGTGAGATTTATGTGAACGTAGATAAATCATTTGAGAAAGATCTCAACAGTGAAGAACAGTCTCATTATGAAGATCTTGCGGAGGAG ATCATGGAAAACCAAGAAACTGATACAAATTCTGCGGGACGAGAGGACTTTGTGCCTAGTTCAAAGGGTTCTGTGAGTGTTGGCCGGCTGGACTTAACAAGAGATATTTTACATTCCAACACTGATGGCAAAGATGCATGTGACATGCCAAGGGAAGAGCCTCCACCTGTATCCGTGCCTGAAGATCTTCAAGATTCTTTGAAAATTGCTGAGCGACGCATTGATTTTTCACTTCGTCGGGAg TCACAGGATCAGGTTAAAACTTCAGCCACCACTTTAATTCAGCCTCAGTTTCGTGATTCTAAAATTGACCGCTCAAAGGCTAATTTAGAACACTCAGCTGGGAAAGCAACACAAAATGAGCCCGCATTTTACAGGGCTACACAACTTTCTAACAGAGAGAGGCTTATTCTAAGAAAGCAGGCCCTCAGAATGAAAAACCGACCTGTGCTGGCCATAG GGAAACGCAATATCGTGTCTGGAATCGCTAGAACAATCAACACTCATTTCAAGAAGCATTCTCTTGCCATAGTTAGTATCAAAGGTAGAGCCGATGGAACATCAATACGGGAGGTGGTTCACAGTTTAGAG CAAGCAACGGGATCTGTTCTTGTCTCACAAGAACCTAGCAAAGTCATACTTTATAAGCCTCGAGGATCAGAAGTTGAACCTATCCAAGATGATGAAAACACCAAATTAGACTCGAAAAATTATAGAGTGAATGTTGTGCGAAAGGACCGAGGACTTGTATCTCCTGAGCTCATGTCAGCAATTAGGATGGAATGTGGATTGAAGTTATCTTCCGAGGCGACAGATGATGGGGGGAGTGGCTAA
- the LOC140959888 gene encoding lysine histidine transporter 1-like has translation MGTEAPADQHQNYTQVDNRTQEERAIDAWLPITSSRNAKWWYSAFHNVTAMVGAGVLGLPYAMSNLGWGPGATVLVISWIVTLYTLWQMVEMHEMVPGKRFDRYHELGQHAFGEKLGLWIVVPQQLIVEVGVDIVYMVTGGKSLKKFHDLVCQDCKDIKLTYFIMIFASAHFVLSHFRNFNSICGVSLAAAVMSLSYSTIAWGAAVDKGVQPDVQYGYKAKSAAGTMLNFFAALGNVAFAYAGHNVVLEIQASIPSTPEKPSKKPMWRGVLAAYIIVALCYFPVALIGYWMYGNAVEDNILISLNKPVWLIAMANMFVVVHVRGSYQVYAMPVFDMIETVLVKKLRFRPTWYLRFITRNIYVALTMFVGITFPSFGGLLSFFGGFAFAPTTYFLPCIMWLAIYKPRKFSLSWFTNWICIVLGVILMVVAPIGGLRQIIIQAKTYKFYS, from the exons ATGGGAACCGAAGCTCCTGCTGATCAACACCAAAACTACACACAGGTGGACAATAGAACTCAAGAAGAGAGGGCAATAGATGCATGGCTTCCGATCACCTCTTCAAGAAACGCAAAATGGTGGTACTCCGCCTTCCACAATGTCACTGCCATGGTGGGAGCCGGAGTCCTCGGTCTCCCTTACGCCATGTCCAATCTAGGATG GGGTCCTGGAGCAACAGTACTGGTGATATCTTGGATAGTCACTCTGTATACTTTGTGGCAAATGGTTGAAATGCATGAAATGGTCCCGGGGAAACGTTTCGACAGATACCATGAACTGGGACAGCATGCTTTCGGCGAGAAGCTTGGTCTGTGGATTGTGGTTCCTCAACAGTTGATTGTTGAGGTTGGAGTGGACATAGTTTACATGGTTACTGGAGGAAAATCACTAAAGAAATTTCATGATTTGGTCTGCCAAGATTGCAAAGATATCAAGCTTACATACTTTATCATGATCTTCGCCTCTGCCCACTTTGTGCTCtcccattttcgaaatttcaatTCGATCTGCGGTGTTTCTCTGGCGGCAGCAGTCATGTCCTTGAG TTACTCTACGATTGCTTGGGGGGCTGCGGTTGACAAGGGCGTGCAACCTGACGTGCAATATGGCTATAAAGCTAAGTCAGCAGCCGGTACAATGTTGAACTTCTTCGCTGCCTTGGGCAACGTAGCTTTCGCCTATGCGGGTCACAATGTTGTGTTGGAAATTCAGGCCAGCATTCCTTCGACACCTGAGAAGCCTTCGAAGAAACCTATGTGGAGGGGAGTGCTCGCTGCTTACATTATTGTCGCCCTTTGCTATTTCCCCGTCGCACTTATTGGATATTGGATGTATGGCAACGCGGTAGAGGACAATATCCTGATCTCTTTGAATAAACCTGTGTGGCTCATTGCCATGGCCAACATGTTTGTTGTGGTACATGTTAGAGGGAGCTACCAG GTCTATGCGATGCCAGTTTTCGACATGATAGAGACCGTCCTAGTAAAGAAGCTAAGATTCAGGCCAACATGGTACTTGCGTTTCATTACAAGAAACATATACGTCG CACTCACAATGTTTGTTGGCATCACCTTCCCATCCTTTGGTGGGCTTCTTTCATTCTTCGGAGGCTTCGCTTTCGCACCGACCACATACTTT CTCCCCTGCATCATGTGGCTAGCAATTTACAAGCCAAGGAAGTTCAGCCTCTCCTGGTTTACTAATTGG ATTTGCATAGTTCTTGGTGTTATTTTGATGGTTGTGGCGCCAATCGGAGGACTAAGGCAGATCATTATCCAAGCAAAGACGTACAAATTCTATTCATAA